One part of the Acetoanaerobium sticklandii genome encodes these proteins:
- a CDS encoding HD domain-containing protein produces MKATKIIRDVIHSDIVFDQRFMKIIDTKEFQRLNRIKQLSCEYMVFPTATHTRMAHSLGTYYVMGKLIEHFSALLLEMGYEVKNEDKDLALCAALLHDIGHGPFSHTFEKIFMMKSHEDWAVSILKNTETEINSVILKEFGEDFLIRLTEIISKAYKHQDENGIFFIISTLVSSQVDADRMDYLLRDAYFTSVTTGNYDFKRLIRAFGVEKNSKGELIIFIHQKFIATLEEYILARYYMHKEVYQHSVKRQMEGILQKIFERAKQLYTSDNDIEIASIIEKLFRNEKLLVEDYLKLDDTTLLYHVSLWQENKDEILSRLCKSFIERKKFKKYTFSQESHMQITKFKEKINELLLENNKPPIEDYSKEYFYIEDDRDLKLYVNTKENIWIKRKDNKLLDLSEVSIIINESSISNKSECTKRVYISPEIFNLRFGLEVDLIEKLGTW; encoded by the coding sequence ATGAAAGCTACAAAAATTATCAGGGATGTCATTCATTCAGATATTGTTTTTGACCAAAGATTTATGAAGATAATTGACACTAAGGAATTTCAAAGACTTAACAGAATAAAACAGCTCAGCTGCGAATATATGGTATTTCCAACAGCTACGCATACAAGAATGGCTCACAGCCTAGGAACCTATTATGTAATGGGAAAGCTGATTGAACATTTTAGCGCACTGCTCTTAGAAATGGGCTACGAAGTAAAAAATGAGGATAAGGATTTGGCTTTATGCGCTGCCTTGCTTCACGATATAGGACATGGGCCATTTTCTCACACCTTTGAAAAAATCTTTATGATGAAATCTCATGAGGACTGGGCAGTTAGCATATTAAAAAACACTGAAACTGAAATAAATAGTGTTATACTGAAGGAGTTTGGAGAAGATTTTTTGATAAGGCTTACAGAAATTATATCCAAAGCATATAAGCATCAAGATGAAAATGGGATATTTTTTATTATCTCCACTCTTGTTAGCTCTCAAGTAGATGCAGACAGGATGGATTATTTATTAAGAGACGCTTACTTTACAAGTGTAACCACTGGAAACTACGATTTTAAAAGACTTATAAGAGCTTTTGGAGTTGAAAAAAATTCTAAGGGCGAACTTATAATTTTTATACATCAAAAATTTATAGCAACCTTAGAAGAATATATATTAGCGAGATACTACATGCACAAAGAAGTGTATCAGCATTCAGTAAAGCGTCAAATGGAAGGGATATTGCAAAAAATATTTGAAAGAGCTAAGCAGCTTTATACTTCTGACAATGATATAGAAATAGCTAGTATCATAGAAAAACTATTCAGAAATGAAAAGCTCTTAGTTGAGGATTACTTAAAGCTGGATGATACGACCTTGCTATATCACGTATCCCTATGGCAGGAGAACAAGGATGAAATCCTATCTAGGCTGTGCAAATCATTTATTGAGAGAAAGAAGTTCAAAAAGTACACTTTTTCTCAAGAGAGCCATATGCAAATAACTAAATTTAAAGAAAAGATTAATGAGCTTTTACTTGAAAATAATAAGCCTCCAATTGAAGATTATTCCAAAGAGTATTTTTATATAGAAGACGATAGAGATTTAAAGCTATATGTAAATACTAAGGAGAATATTTGGATAAAAAGAAAAGATAATAAGCTTCTGGATTTATCTGAGGTTTCTATCATTATCAACGAAAGCAGTATATCAAATAA